Proteins encoded by one window of Culicoides brevitarsis isolate CSIRO-B50_1 chromosome 2, AGI_CSIRO_Cbre_v1, whole genome shotgun sequence:
- the LOC134829000 gene encoding lebercilin-like protein produces MMKNGTSEPVLVQQVTKEIQTISGSAPVARNHVTTKDKSSGTTAPVLAKMEPSIYSSTSSTKLSTSVLNRRKVGNRAASIIAGSNDVRQRVISAKMLRVKQLQNQLNDARQHIAELTTENRLLKAIHKRQDSALSKYERSNADLPQLLNSHAEELRVWQTKVRTMKAQNKELTEKIKQKDAILLSISDQNKHLMQLNKDRNLEERERLTERVKDLEQRLIEKDTDAKLLARRLQLELKGFKTQLQQENQKYRECYGKLERAHAEIARLNNLFESLNLKGSPTFHRAKISKQRNRSAEDFDRGDKPFKVSPNKKTHESRYLSPLPRDPDAKNPSPGKLPSKLPLKQVKPMLDSALEPSLILTNNNHLDAFDASSLENEFAPLPPLHETSRKNSDIADHKKHIEEIEAKMSKCMQISVASSTTTTTTTTKREPGNKVLVAQSSDEAVFQVLMQEQQMDLERMKHQLKESTMKHEYFLDQMCDEMTKDSSPQKKTEVQVVKKKKSIDSAKKTKLLAALKAIDGNESFDKS; encoded by the exons atgatgaaaaatggcaCAAGTGAGCCAGTTCTCGTGCAGCAAGTTACCAAAGAGATCCAAACGATTTCCGGAAGTGCTCCAGTGGCAAGGAATCACGTAACGACAAAGGA caAATCATCTGGCACAACGGCGCCCGTTCTTGCCAAAATGGAGCCCAGCATTTATTCATCCACAAGTTCAACAAAACTCTCGACGAGCGTCTTGAATCGCCGAAAAGTCGGAAATCGCGCTGCTTCAATAATCGCCGGATCGAATGACGTGCGGCAACGAGTGATTTCGGCAAAAATGTTGCGCGTGAAGCAGTTGCAGAATCAGTTGAACGATGCAAGGCAACATATTgcg gaactTACGACGGAAAATCGTCTCTTGAAAGCAATCCACAAACGTCAGGATTCGGCATTGTCGAAGTATGAAAGGTCAAATGCGGATTTACCTCAACTCCTGAACTCGCATGCCGAAGAATTGCGCGTTTGGCAGACAAAAGTGCGCACAATGAAGGCACAAAACAAGGAATTGACGgaaaaaatcaagcaaaaagaCGCAATTTTGTTGTCAATTAGTGATCAGAACAAACATTTGATGCAATTGAACAAAGATCGCAACCTGGAGGAGAGAGAAAGACTCACAGAACGCGTGAAAGACTTGGAACAGCGACTCATTGAGAAAGATACGGATGCCAAATTACTCGCAAGACGCTTACAACTCGAACTAAAAGGCTTTAAAACGCAACTGCagcaagaaaatcaaaaatatcgcGAATGTTACGGGAAATTGGAACGAGCTCATGCCGAAATTGCGCGTCTTAACAACTTATTTGAg tccTTGAACTTGAAGGGATCTCCAACGTTCCATCGAGCCAAAATTTCAAAGCAGCGAAATCGTTCAGCGGAAGATTTCGATCGA ggtgACAAGCCATTCAAAGTCtctccaaacaaaaaaactcacGAATCCCGTTACTTGAGTCCTCTTCCGCGAGATCCCGATGCAAAAAATCCTTCGCCCGGAAAGCTTCCTTCCAAGTTGCCATTGAAACAAGTCAAACCGATGCTCGATTCAGCACTTGAACCATCGTTAATTCTCACGAACAACAACCATCTCGACGCTTTTGATGCTTCCTCGTTGGAAAATGAGTTCGCGCCATTACCTCCGCTTCACGAAACTTCGCGCAAAAACAGCGACATTGCCGACCACAAAAAGCACATTGAAGAAATCGAGGCAAAAATGAGCAAATGCATGCAAATTTCCGTCGCTTCgagtacaacaacaacaacaacgacgaccaAACGAGAGCCCGGAAATAAAGTTCTTGTCGCACAATCATCGGACGAAGCTGTTTTCCAAGTTTTGATGCAAGAACAACAAATGGACTTGGAACGCATGAAACATCAACTCAAAGAAAGCACCATGAAACACGAATATTTTCTCGACCAAATGTGCGATGAAATGACAAAAGATTCGTCGCCGCAGAAAAAAACCGAAGTGCAAGTcgtgaaaaagaagaaaagtatCGATTCGGCGAAGAAAACTAAATTATTGGCAGCACTAAAAGCAATCGATGGCAATGAAAGTTTCGATAAATcctaa
- the LOC134828999 gene encoding zinc finger protein 585B-like, whose amino-acid sequence MNFEMLQSFGESHFLPVLQEDVVTAENEIFSRSELTPLQSLPSVDTINSSLVTPFTIAVINPGIMPEFNPSEVVDYNSNFVDDTQMTEIHTAESLMKAIHPQEMHLSHAQLTTEATTSSEKENDEDLLNLPTSDLITDEFWPTELNEYLIQKTQCCDLEEYLTFNGDEVAANKKKRRPKRRLKPLKPPKPPKVKKKRPTVQVQITKGDSGQSVYCCPQCNLGYTDKHLLERHLISHKADRRFICEVCGVAMKRKEHIQRHKLGHKDERPFSCSICNKSFKRKEHLDVHFVIHSGDLGKTFPCNECSKRFYRRDHLTTHQKSHVRKQIKRQLKQAENAMKINAKRGKSKRESMKIEQVSHESNTFTIPVQIQVNTNFDLVTSDMIESVINATNCGDIKSEEHILSVL is encoded by the coding sequence ATGAATTTCGAGATGTTGCAGTCGTTTGGCGAATCGCATTTCCTTCCCGTGTTGCAGGAGGATGTCGTCACGGcggaaaatgagattttttcgcGATCCGAGTTGACGCCGTTGCAAAGTTTGCCTTCCGTGGACACGATAAACTCGTCTCTGGTCACGCCATTCACGATTGCGGTCATCAATCCGGGGATAATGCCGGAATTTAATCCTTCGGAGGTTGTTGATTACAATTCAAACTTCGTGGATGACACTCAGATGACGGAAATTCACACGGCGGAGAGTCTCATGAAAGCCATTCATCCGCAGGAGATGCACCTGAGTCATGCCCAACTCACAACGGAAGCCACAACGAGCTCTGAAAAGGAAAATGACGAAGATTTGTTGAACTTACCGACTTCCGATTTGATCACTGATGAATTTTGGCCCACGGAGCTCAACGAATATCTGATCCAGAAGACGCAATGTTGCGATTTGGAGGAATATTTGACGTTTAATGGCGATGAAGTAGCTGCCAACAAGAAAAAACGTCGTCCAAAAAGACGTTTGAAGCCCTTAAAGCCTCCCAAACCGccaaaagtgaagaaaaaacgcCCAACCGTGCAAGTTCAAATCACCAAAGGCGACTCAGGACAATCAGTTTATTGCTGCCCGCAATGCAATTTAGGATACACGGACAAACATTTGCTCGAACGACACCTAATTTCGCACAAGGCAGATCGGAGGTTCATTTGTGAGGTTTGTGGCGTCGCAATGAAGCGCAAAGAACACATTCAACGCCATAAATTGGGACATAAAGACGAACGTCCCTTTAGTTGCTCAATTTGTAATAAGAGTTTTAAGCGGAAGGAACACTTGGATGTCCATTTTGTCATTCACAGTGGCGATTTGGGCAAAACTTTTCCCTGTAACGAGTGTTCGAAGAGGTTTTATAGACGCGATCATCTCACGACACACCAAAAAAGTCATGTGCGGAAGCAGATTAAGAGACAGCTGAAACAAGCGGAAAATGCGATGAAAATTAACGCGAAACGGGGGAAAAGTAAGAGGGAATCgatgaaaattgaacaagTGAGTCATGAGAGCAATACGTTTACGATTCCCGTGCAAATTCAAGTCAACACGAATTTTGATCTTGTGACGAGTGACATGATCGAAAGTGTAATTAATGCAACGAATTGTGGTGATATCAAAAGTGAGGAACATATTTTGAGTGTTttatga